From the genome of Miscanthus floridulus cultivar M001 chromosome 10, ASM1932011v1, whole genome shotgun sequence, one region includes:
- the LOC136484700 gene encoding early nodulin-like protein 1, with protein sequence MQALQISNLPMHHNCEQINSVTTSRNTILPAIPCGLMPLRDPTVGTNAELARLPCWNATFRFAVPPTTATVTSASLHVLLRAERFLGDHDVCEVVVPLAEVLAGATGAGAQLPQVVSYQVRKLHRWEPQGVLNVSYCLCPVEALAIERTPEKPTYAPVGVSQQPFGRHPSAVVYQVPPAPSRPAVRVAEHDEAGQQSPVMGVPQKASHPPAKQDAYRPATPPPRPAAVHATGHENAHAPASAPPPRNGGSNWALLPHNTQSYASAAESMSTVSRLQRRSPGGTATPWRCFASVRSCSGKECGSGPPTQSPRMQTCSGWSAASPWSPLISADPTACKARPLRVHTFWSKKHANGRKWCSACTCISAPTAACKLQQQHPNTGSIYTLGSPMDKKFNIYSTPSSTT encoded by the coding sequence ATGCAAGCGCTCCAAATCTCCAACCTGCCCATGCACCACAACTGTGAGCAAATTAACTCAGTCACTACCAGTCGCAACACCATCCTACCTGCGATTCCCTGCGGCCTCATGCCATTGCGCGACCCTACAGTGGGAACTAATGCGGAGCTGGCCCGCCTCCCGTGCTGGAACGCGACGTTCCGGTTTGCCGTCCCTCCGACAACCGCCACCGTGACCAGCGCATCCCTCCATGTGCTGCTCCGCGCCGAGCGGTTCCTTGGCGACCACGACGTGTGCGAGGTTGTCGTCCCGCTGGCCGAGGTCCTCGCCGGCGCGACCGGCGCCGGGGCTCAGCTGCCGCAGGTGGTGTCGTACCAGGTCCGAAAGCTCCACCGGTGGGAGCCCCAAGGCGTGCTCAATGTGTCCTACTGCCTGTGCCCCGTCGAAGCGCTGGCGATAGAGCGGACCCCGGAGAAGCCGACCTATGCGCCTGTGGGCGTATCACAGCAGCCGTTCGGTCGTCATCCCTCAGCCGTTGTGTACCAGGTGCCGCCGGCGCCAAGTCGTCCGGCCGTCCGTGTCGCTGAGCATGACGAGGCGGGTCAGCAGTCACCCGTCATGGGCGTGCCACAGAAGGCGTCGCATCCCCCGGCGAAACAGGATGCCTACCGGCCGGCGACGCCGCCTCCACGTCCTGCGGCCGTGCACGCCACCGGGCACGAGAATGCTCATGCTCCTGCTTCGGCTCCGCCGCCGAGGAACGGAGGGAGCAACTGGGCCTTACTACCGCACAACACCCAAAGCTACGCCTCCGCTGCTGAGTCCATGTCCACCGTCAGCCGGCTGCAGCGGCGGAGCCCCGGCGGTACTGCCACTCCCTGGAGGTGCTTCGCTTCCGTGCGCTCCTGCAGTGGGAAAGAGTGCGGCTCCGGCCCTCCCACTCAGTCTCCACGCATGCAAACGTGCAGTGGCTGGAGCGCTGCATCTCCCTGGTCGCCATTAATTTCTGCAGACCCCACCGCATGCAAGGCTCGGCCCCTCCGTGTCCACACATTTTGGTCAAAGAAACATGCAAACGGCAGGAAGTGGTGCAGTGCTTGCACCTGCATCAGTGCGCCAACAGCAGCGTGCAAACTCCAACAACAACATCCAAATACAGGATCCATTTATACTCTGGGTAGCCCTATGGACAAGAAGTTTAATATCTATTCGACCCCCTCTTCAACAACATGA